GCCTGACCGCAACCGAAATATCAAGAAACCTGCCCTCCGTTCCACGAAACAGACGTCCCCCTGGACTACCCTATGCGGTTCAGGAAAATCCGTTTCACAATCATGCTGCCCCAGTAGTTAGGGGTGGTACCCACGTCTCCGCCCGCTTCACGACCAGCAGCCTTGAACCAACGCTCAAATCGATTTAGAGCAAAAAATGTGAGCTGTCCGGAGCAAGCCGCCGGTAAAAAACGATCGGCCGATTGAATCCAGTCAAAACCAGCAAACCAGTTTCCCACAGAGCAACAAAGCCAGAGAGATAAGCAGACCGCATCAGGCGTGAAGAAGATTCACTAAGTAGGTTTCCCAGCGCGAAAATGGTTCCGGACACCTTTTCCGCGTTCCACCGGGTTAGTTTCTAACGATGTCAGTTTTGTGCTTGTGATTTAGAAGATTCGTGAAGCATCAGTTTTTGACTTATTTATACATGTGCATGACCTTCTTCTTGTTTTTTGTTCAGGCTGATGGAAAATGGATTTAACTGACAGACAATGGTGCTGTGTTTGACATCACTTACAAAGTAAATAGAAACAACAGTGGTTTACCGGCCATAATAAAAGTTCTCATTTTCAACAATTTTCCAGAGGTACTAAATGATGGATGAACAGAGTTCATTCCAGCAGATAATTGATGATCTGGGAATGGGTGATGAAGAGGCAGCACGGCAAATCGTTCAAAGATTCACCCGAAGGTTACTGGCGTTAGCCCAAACTCGACTTGATGCCCGGTTACAACAAAAAGTTGCCCCGGAAGATGTGCTGCAATCGGTGTATCGAAGTTTCTTTCGACGTCATCAAAATGAAGAATTCAACCTCGATAGTTGGGATGGACTTTGGGCATTACTGGCAACGATCACGGTCCGGAAATGTTGTCAACAGGTGCGTCATTACCACAGAGAGAGGCGTGATCTGAATCGAGAGACGCCCTCCCAAACGCCAGAAGAAAATAAATTAAACGAATGGCAAATGATCTCGAATGAACCGACTCCGGAACAAGCGGCTTTATTAACAGAGCTTTTAGAAGAAATCATGTCTTCTCTAGACCCACAGGGACAGACGATCTTTATGATGCGTCTGCAAGGTTTTAGTGAACGGGAGATCTGCGAAGAAATTGCCCGTTCAGAACGGACTGTTCGTCGCACGCTCAATCGAATTCGTTCTCAGTTGTCGAATGCGATGGAGTGATTTCAATGCGATAGCCATATAGACTCCCAGAGAAAGAATGGTTGGTGAGATATAAAAAGAATTATATGAGATTTTTTTATAAGCTTTAACCTTTCGTGTTTTCCTAAAGGTGCTGGTCCAAATGAAGCGACAGAAAATAGATCTCTAACCTACGATCCAAACGAAATCAGGATAAACCGAATCGAGAAACGAAATTCACTCAGCTACCTGGTGGTTTAATCGGATATTTGGAGTCATAGTTATTTTCTTCAATGTAATTGTTCTCAAGCATCATTTTTACGGTTTCCAGATGTTTTTCCAGACGTTTTTCATGCAAACTAATTTCTTGGCGAGATTCCAGAAAGACCTTGGGAAGACAGTCCCGGGCAGCACGTAAAAGCTCTTGCTTAACTCGATTTTTGGAGCTGGCATTTTTTTCAAGATAGCTAATCATCGGCTGAAATTCAGTCTTGGAGTTATTTGCTAAAGTTTCCCATTGTAAAGGTCCTGCTCCATTCTTACGGTGTGACTGCACTATGTTCAATTTTGTTTGCAAAGCATTGTAAATTTCATAGTCAGAAGTTCCCGAATACCAGAGCGCCTTTAGCCCCCAAAAAAACATAATTAAACCAGCTGTGTAAAAAATGCGTCTCAACAAAGGGTTCTCTTTTAAGCCGTCGATTGAAAACAAAACTGTTGTTGTTTTTCGCCTACTTTCTTCGTGCTCATCAGGCACACTGTATTTTCGTCGTTTTAATTTTTCAGGACACACAGGAAGTTTCACCACGGGATTGATTTCGTAGCCTTCAGTATCATCATCTAAATCGGAGCTGAGATCATCAAATTCAAAAAGTTTAATATCATCAGCATATTCAGGAAGATCACATGGAGAGACGGACGGTGGTGAAATGGCAAGATCCTTTAAAGAGAATTCACTATCAGAATGATTCGTATTCGGATTTTTTGTTTCCTGTAACAATAATTCTTCATTCGAATTATTGGCGACTTCAGTAAATTGAAATCGAAATCTTCCAATTTGGATTTTATCTCCCACTGATAGTTTTTTAAAACTTACACGTTGTCTATTTACGTAGACGCCATTTCTACTGCCCAAGTCGCTAATACATAATTTATTTCGAGACCAAAAGACCGCACAATGTATTCTGGATACAGAACTATGATTGAGAATCAGGTGGCATTTCTTTTTATTTCGACCGATTAAGCTAGGACTGTATTGAAAAAAAAGCGTAGCTCCGGAAGTAATAGATCGCAGAGCAAATGGACCCTTATCAATAAAATCCATCTCTCCATTTCCAGCTTTTCGTTCGCTGTAGTTTGGTTGACCAGTCATCTGAATCTCTCTTGGAAGAAGTAGGATTAAGCTCAAAAGTCTCCTATTGTTTGACCATCTTTGATATTGGCCAGCTTCTGGAAAACTCCCATACCAGAGCCGGAAGTCGCTCCAGGATTTGATTCCACATTCTCACTAAGAAAACGTACATGACCATCTGCAAAAAGGAAGTGAGCACCACCATCATGCTCACTACTGAATTTTGCGGAATGAATGGAATTAATATTAACTCCTGCAGTACCCAGAATGTCCATCAGCCAGTTATCTGGTGTTCCCGCCCAGTATGCATCACCAAATTTTGGGATTCCTGGTGAATAGAAACCGGCCCATCGACGTTCACCTGCCAAAAGAGAAACCGAAGTGCCATCCGTGATATCTCGAATTCGAACAGCGCTATTTCTGCTAAATACTCCACCACCTGGACCTGCATCGCTCGCATTATCTGCCACCACTTTGTCTCCAAAACAGGCAACGTAACTTGTAGTTGCCTGATTTTGAATTGTGACAGGATCAAGTGATCCTAAATTGTCTTGCCTAGCTGGTCCTGCATCGGAGGGGCAACGAAATATAGGAATAATTTGTGTTGCTACCAATGTCTCGTTATTCTCGATGGCCGTCGTAGAAGGATTGCGATCCGGTTCCAGGAAAAGAGGCGCCGTGAAACGTATCTGGCTGTATAAATTTCCCTGATCCAGTTGTGGAAGGATCAAAGCGGCCCAACTAAAACCATTCTCTGGCGGTCTCGTTGGGATGTTGCCCGAGGCTTCAACCCAACCTGGTGGGAATGTCCGGTGCGAATCAAGATAACTATGAAAAGCAATACCCATTTGCCTGAGATTGTTCCGACATTGAGTACGTCGTGCAGCTTCTCGAGCCTGTTGGACAGCGGGAAGCAATAAGGCAATCAAGATTGCAATGATTGCGATGACGACCAACAACTCAATCAGCGTAAAGCCTTTTTTCGTGATTTTGATTTTAAATTTCTCTTCGAAATCTTGTTGGTAGATTAACTGATCAGAATCAAAGCTCATCGTAGTTACCTTTCGTAGAAATAGTCGCTTCTCAATGAAATCATGCGAAAACACAGGACTTCTTTGTTTTTGTTCCCTAATTCGTTTTCGGCCTAGCCAGATTGAGCTTCCAGCTGCTATATCAACTTCAGCACAGAGAGTTTTCCATAGTCTCTGACAAGTCAAAATCTTCAGCGCATAAAAAAAAGGAACGCCGAAACCAGGTACGTTTCCGAAACCCCGACCAAAGGGCACATACAAACGAAACCTGACCCGACGTTCCCAATACGTAGGGAACGCGATCCAAGTTGTCTGCTTCGATGTTTTTCCAAAATCCTAGAATTTTGGTTGGTCGTATTTCGGAAAGCAGTAACTTTACGCACTTGCGTCATTTCCAGATTGTTAGCACTAGGCTACGCTCTGTGAAATGCAAAATCAAGAGGCGTTATAGACCTGAGGGTCAGATTTCTAAACCTTCTAATTCGTTGAATGATTTAGATGTAAATAGTCTGTTAGAAAAGAGTTGACTTCTCCTAAGTAAAAAATTAGGTGTATCTAAAGGTCTTCAGGATCAGCTAAAATGAGCGAACCTTCTCTTCTTATTAAGGAAATGGTTTTCAAATAATTAATAGGTCAAGAAATATGAATTTTTTTTGATCTATTTTTTCTTTCCTTGTAGGATTGCAGTCATACAAACAAAAGCGACTACACGATCTGTCAGAAAGCGTGAATTGTTTCACTATGGTCAAACCCATCAATTATTCTCAAGATTTTTGGAATCAGTTAGAAAAAGTCGTATCAGAATATGAGGATGCTTTACGAAATGGGAATGCACTGGAAGTAGAAACGATCTGGAGGAGTTCCCACAACAAAGAGCTAGTTTTACTCTTTGAACTGGTGCATACAGAGTTGGAATGGAGACTGAAAGCAGGAGAAGCTGTCCGCGTTGAAGAGTACCTGGAACGTTTCCCGGAACTGTCAGAGGATATCGATGCACTTCATGAGTTAATTTCTACTGAATATATCTTACGGTTGCGAACGAACTCAAAAGTTGAAGTCTCTGAGTATACAAACCGATTTCCACATTTCGGTGAATCGTTGATCTCTAGATTGCATGATGCAGCTAAACAAGATCAACCAAATTACTTTCCCCATAGTGCTCATGAAGAATCTGTGAGCCATTCACAAAATTTGACACGATCACAGAGGGAAGCAAAAACAACAGATTCGTCTTCTGATCAGACAAAACAAAACTTGTCCCATCAAAAATATGGTCGGTATATCGTCAAAGAACTACTTGGCAAAGGATCATTCGGACAAGTTTTTCTCGCTTACGATCCAAAAACGAAACGAAATGTCGCTCTGAAAGTTCCGCAGCAGTCTTTACAGCCAGGATCTGAAGAATATGAGCGTTTTCTACGAGAAGCGCGTGCAGTCGCTGCACTCCAGCATCAAAATATCTGCCCGCTGTTTGATCTTTTAGAAACCAATGATCGAATCGTGTTAGTAATGCCTTACATCGAAGGAAAATCGTTGGTAGAGATAATCGAACAACGCAATCTTTCATTGGAAAAATCGATTCAACTGGTGAGAACTCTTGCTTTAGCTATGGCGTATGCGCATGAAGCAGGCGTGATTCATCGTGATCTGAAGCCAGCCAATATTCTGATCGATGAAAAACGATCTCAACCAGTGATCACTGATTTTGGCCTGGCACTTCTGGAAAATAGTGATGAAACAAAACTAACACATCAAGGGCAACTTCTTGGGACTCCTGCCTACCTCTCTCCGGAACAAGCCAGTGGTGACCTTAAAAGAATCGGCCCTGCCAGTGATATTTACTCACTGGGAATGATTCTTTACGAACTTTGCACGGGAGAGTTACCCTTTGCTGGCTCCGTCAGTTCAGTAATCGGACAAATTCTTTCCAAAGAACCGGCTGCACCTTCGTTGATGAACTCTAACATTCCCACTGCTCTTGAACATATTATTCTTAAAGCGATTGCCAAAATTCCAACAGACCGATTTTCCTCAATGAAAGAATTCGCAGCTATTTTGGAACAGTTGAATCAAATCGATAATAAAAGTATTTCCTTAGATGTCACTGTAAAACATAAAATATTCGACCCATACAGAAAATGGTGGATTGTCACCTTTATTACAATTTTGTTTTTAACTGCTGTGATAGGAATGTTCTTCAATGCTCATGCTCCCCCACCAGAATCAAAGCCTAAAGTTTTACAAAACGTCTCTACAGAATCCATACCTGTTTTCTCCAAACAAATTGATCTATTGAGAGAAATCGTAGTTCCCGGTGATGTCATCATTGGGCATTGGGCGCTGAATCCGGATGGCTTGATGGTGATCCCTCAGCAGTATTCACGATTATCGATCCCTGTTCATATTGATGGCGATTATCAACTTGAATTGGAATTAACTCGTAAATGGGGAGGAATGGAAATCAATCTCATTTTTCCCGTTGGAAACAAAGCTTGTATGTTATCACTGGGACGCGAAGATTGGTGTGGACTACAATTAGTCAATGGACATGAGTTCGGCCAAGTTTTACAAGATCATTTCCCGAATGGTCAACGCCACAAGCTGACACTTACCGTCTCGACCAGGGAACAACAGGCATCCATTAAAGCAAAACTAAACGATTTGTCGATTCTGGATTGGAGTGGTTCAGTTGATGCGCTCGCTTTACGCAGAGATTGGCAGATTCCCAAAAAAGATTTTGGCTTGGGGGCACATTATGAGCAAGTCATCTTTCACAAGATGATGCTCAACGTGGAACGAGATACAAAGATTTCACGTGCACACTGGGTAAAATCCAAAACCGAAGAATACCAAGAATGGAAAGATTTACTCGACAAAATCGAATTACCACAGCTCGAATTCAATGGAACATGGAAGCTTGTCAAAAGTATCCCACAAACAGGGAATGGTACTAATCGACGACGAGAATTAGAAAGCAGTAGAGAAGATTATTCACGGTTGATCTTGCCTGTAGTTCCAACCGGTGATTATCAATTATTGGTCCAATTGACGAGGCTCTCAGGTATGGGAGAGATTAATCTACTTCTCCCAGTTGGCAATGCTTTCTGCATGGTTTCGCTAGGTAACGAAGGGAACCAGTTTCGTATTCAAAACATCAATGGAGAATATTGGGGAGTCAAGCGAGAAGGAATTATAGTCAATGGAAAACAGCACATTGTAGAAGTCGAAGTCACTTTGGGAAAGGATGACTCAGCAACAATCTTTCTCAAGATCGATCACCAGGAGATATTCCGTTGGCAAGGAAAACAATCAGAGCTTTCGATTCGAGATGACTGGAGGATTCACCCGGTCGCCCTGGGACTCGGAGTACATTCTGATCTTGTTCGATTTCAACAAGTGTTATTCCGAAATAAAACAGGAACGGTCTTTCAGCTCGAGCGGGAGTAGTTTTAGAGTAGGGACTGCCCCCTATTTCTATTCTGCAGACACATTAGAGATACTCATTACTGCAACAACAAAACCATCACTGGATTTTAAGCTTGAAGACTATTTCTAAGTGCAAAATAAAGATGTAGGGTAAAATTAAAGCCCCTCCCCTTAGCGATCCTCTGCTTCAACCGCGCGTAATGTCTGTCGGCGTTTGAGAAAGATCGTGAGCGCGACGGCAAACAGGATCATTGACACAAACGAGATTCCCAAGCCGTACATCGTGGCCTGTAGCGCAAACGAAATCTCTTCCGCAACCGCCTCTGAATCTGCTGCACCCTGCTCTCCTATTTCCCTGAAAGCCCGCAGCATTCCAGCAATCGTAGGCAACATGCCCAGCAGGGGCGCGATGACGACGGCGATTCCAGCCCCCCAGGCCACCCGCCCCCAGAATCGCTTCGATCTGGTGAGTTCCGGAATCTGATTCGGCACGGATGGGGGAGTCATCATTTTCTGCACTCCATCGTCATTCTTGAGAGGGACCAGGAACGTTCATCACGGGACCGCCGACGCTTTCACTGACACCATTTTCTGCTCAATCAGTTTTTTTTCATTCAATGCGTGATATCTGATTCGCTTCCACGCCTTTCAGTTGTACGAGAAAAGGAAACGTCCCAGCTTTACCAGACTTAAACCCGAGGTTCCAGCATGTCAGCAGCAAACGAAATCCAGGATGGAATTGACGACGAAATCACCACAGGCATGAAATGGATTTTGACCATCATCACAGCAGGGATTGGTATGATCCTTGGAGCCGTCGTGGGGGTTTATGGACTTTATTTTCTTTGCACACTCATGGGAGACGGTTTCGTGCAAGCTGGCTGGGTGTTTCTGTATTTCACCGTTCCCGCCGGTGTGCTGGCCGGGGGAATCCTTGGCGGCTCGCTGCCGCTTTTATTTCATGCGAAGTGGAAGTAAACTTTGCCGCCACTCGCCTTCATTGAATCAGAGCCTGGTAGAAAATATTCCTGACTTTTTTTGATCGCCGAAACATCCAGACCATTTCTGCCAGGTAGCGTTTCTTAATTCGAACGGTCCATACCAAAGACGCATAACCGGGGCTAACGCCCTGCGGCTAATTGGTCTTTTCTGCTGTCAATGTTCCTGAAACACGGGTAACAGGACAACATCGGACACGATTACTTTTTACCTGGGTCATTTTATCGTCCTCAGAATCACTTTCAGAACGATAAAATAAACGCTACCCGGAATCAGACCTGCGGCTCCTGTTTCCCTCAGGCAGAATTGCTATTTCTTTCTCGTTGGCAGACCTTACACTATTTAGTAGTCAGTTCATTACCGCTCGTATGGTTTTCAATGATTCATAACATCGTAGCGTGTTATGGATGTCAGGAAGAGATGATGCATTTTACTTATCAACATTTCGTGCTGTTCGTTGTTCTGTCCTGGGGGCACACCTGCCTGGCCGACAACTATCCTCAGTTCCGGGGCGCGAATTCCAATGCCGTCTCTTCGACGCCGCTGCCCGTCAACTGGTCGGATGCGGAAGGAGAACAAACCAATATTCGCTGGAAAAAACCGCTCGAGGGTGAAGGCTGGTCTCAGCCGATTGTCTGGGATGGTCGCGTTTATATGACGACCGCTGTACCTTCCAATCCAGCAAAGAAAAACAGCACGCGGCCCGAATCTAACAGAGGGGGCTACGGCCGCGATCGCAAGGATCTGGTCAACGTGCAGTATCAATACCAGGTCGTCTGTCTGGACGCCGCCACTGGTAAGCAGATCTGGAAGAAGACGGTGAAAGAAGGCAAGCCGCCGCTGCCGCGGCATAGCACCAACACCTATGCCACGGAAACGCCGGTCACAGACGGGAAACGAATCTACGCGTACTTCGGCATGAACGGCGTTTATTGTCTCGATCTGAAAGGGAACGTGTTGTGGCAGAAAGATCTGGGTGTGTATAAAATGCGGGCCGGCTGGGGCACGTCCAGCTCTCCCGTGCTCTTCGAAGATCGGCTGTTCATTCAGGTTGACAACCAGGAGCAATCGTTCCTCGTCGCCCTGGATACGAAAACCGGAAAGGAGATCTGGAAGGTCAGCCGCGATGAAAAGTCGCAATACAGCAGCCCGATGATCTGGAAGAATTCGTTGCGGAATGAACTAATCGTGGGTGGCACCGTCTATCGTGCCTATGATCCTGCGACCGGCAAGTTACTCTGGACGCTGGATATGAATAAAGGGCGTTCGTCGGCGACTCCCGTTGCGGTTGGCGATCGGCTGATTATCGGAAACGAACTGCGCAACCGGGGGGGCGATGATGACGGTGGTGGGCGCCTTTACTCGGTCAAACCGGGTGGCACGGGTGATATTACTCCGCCGGGCGACGGCAGGCAGGGGGAGTTCGTGGAGTGGCGGATGGACGGCTCCGGCATTCAAATGGCGTCGCCGACCTGGTTTGACGGGAACCTGTATTTCTTCGAACGTCGCCGGGGCATCATTCGTTGTGTCGATATCGAAACGGGGCGTCTGGAATACCAGAGCCGCGTCCCGGGCGCCCGCGCGTTCTGGGCCTCCCCCTGGACCGACGGCAAACATCTCTTCGCATTGGACTCCAACGGCAACACCCACGTCCTCGCGGCCGGCGACGAACTGAAAGTAGTAGCCGTCAATAAACTCGAACAGCAAGCCTGGGGCACCCCCGCCATCGCCGACGGCAGCATCTTCATCCGCACCGTCAACAATCTGTATTGTATTGCAGCGGGTCGGTAAATGAGTTGGTCGGTTGGAGCAGTCGTGCGAAAAGTGATCGATTATTGAGCCTGCTGTGTGACTTGGCAGGCTGGATTCGAGTTTGCCCCTTTTTTGTCCAACGGCAAGAGATCTGGATCATCTTACATTATGTCTGAATTGGAAAGCTTTAATGAACTGGATCCCTGGCAGATCTTATTGAATCAATCAGGATTCCGCAGCAAGGGTCAGATTTATGAGATCGCGCAGAAGTGGGACTGTGATGCTGATGACATCATTTATATTGTCCGCAAACAAAGTTTAAGTTACTTTTCGGCGAGTACATTTGAAGAGATCCGAGAATCGGAAGAGTATCGGGAGCTCCAGGTGACTCGCGCTGCTCTCGCGGATATTTACGATGCAGTTCGTGACTTGATCTGGCCCAAATCTCGAACGCCCCACTCCGGGAAAGACGGCTCCTGGTTTAATTTACGAGTCGGTATACAGCCCCGTTCGAAAAAGATCCAATGGTGGTCTGATATTGAGCCCGATTTACAGCCATTTTACATAGTTAGAGATAAAATCATCAGCACGATAAACCAGTTGATCGATG
This genomic interval from Gimesia alba contains the following:
- a CDS encoding RNA polymerase sigma factor codes for the protein MMDEQSSFQQIIDDLGMGDEEAARQIVQRFTRRLLALAQTRLDARLQQKVAPEDVLQSVYRSFFRRHQNEEFNLDSWDGLWALLATITVRKCCQQVRHYHRERRDLNRETPSQTPEENKLNEWQMISNEPTPEQAALLTELLEEIMSSLDPQGQTIFMMRLQGFSEREICEEIARSERTVRRTLNRIRSQLSNAME
- a CDS encoding PQQ-binding-like beta-propeller repeat protein, with amino-acid sequence MMHFTYQHFVLFVVLSWGHTCLADNYPQFRGANSNAVSSTPLPVNWSDAEGEQTNIRWKKPLEGEGWSQPIVWDGRVYMTTAVPSNPAKKNSTRPESNRGGYGRDRKDLVNVQYQYQVVCLDAATGKQIWKKTVKEGKPPLPRHSTNTYATETPVTDGKRIYAYFGMNGVYCLDLKGNVLWQKDLGVYKMRAGWGTSSSPVLFEDRLFIQVDNQEQSFLVALDTKTGKEIWKVSRDEKSQYSSPMIWKNSLRNELIVGGTVYRAYDPATGKLLWTLDMNKGRSSATPVAVGDRLIIGNELRNRGGDDDGGGRLYSVKPGGTGDITPPGDGRQGEFVEWRMDGSGIQMASPTWFDGNLYFFERRRGIIRCVDIETGRLEYQSRVPGARAFWASPWTDGKHLFALDSNGNTHVLAAGDELKVVAVNKLEQQAWGTPAIADGSIFIRTVNNLYCIAAGR
- a CDS encoding FHA domain-containing protein yields the protein MTGQPNYSERKAGNGEMDFIDKGPFALRSITSGATLFFQYSPSLIGRNKKKCHLILNHSSVSRIHCAVFWSRNKLCISDLGSRNGVYVNRQRVSFKKLSVGDKIQIGRFRFQFTEVANNSNEELLLQETKNPNTNHSDSEFSLKDLAISPPSVSPCDLPEYADDIKLFEFDDLSSDLDDDTEGYEINPVVKLPVCPEKLKRRKYSVPDEHEESRRKTTTVLFSIDGLKENPLLRRIFYTAGLIMFFWGLKALWYSGTSDYEIYNALQTKLNIVQSHRKNGAGPLQWETLANNSKTEFQPMISYLEKNASSKNRVKQELLRAARDCLPKVFLESRQEISLHEKRLEKHLETVKMMLENNYIEENNYDSKYPIKPPGS
- a CDS encoding MotA/TolQ/ExbB proton channel family protein, coding for MMTPPSVPNQIPELTRSKRFWGRVAWGAGIAVVIAPLLGMLPTIAGMLRAFREIGEQGAADSEAVAEEISFALQATMYGLGISFVSMILFAVALTIFLKRRQTLRAVEAEDR
- a CDS encoding DUF1559 domain-containing protein; translation: MSFDSDQLIYQQDFEEKFKIKITKKGFTLIELLVVIAIIAILIALLLPAVQQAREAARRTQCRNNLRQMGIAFHSYLDSHRTFPPGWVEASGNIPTRPPENGFSWAALILPQLDQGNLYSQIRFTAPLFLEPDRNPSTTAIENNETLVATQIIPIFRCPSDAGPARQDNLGSLDPVTIQNQATTSYVACFGDKVVADNASDAGPGGGVFSRNSAVRIRDITDGTSVSLLAGERRWAGFYSPGIPKFGDAYWAGTPDNWLMDILGTAGVNINSIHSAKFSSEHDGGAHFLFADGHVRFLSENVESNPGATSGSGMGVFQKLANIKDGQTIGDF
- a CDS encoding serine/threonine protein kinase, with protein sequence MVKPINYSQDFWNQLEKVVSEYEDALRNGNALEVETIWRSSHNKELVLLFELVHTELEWRLKAGEAVRVEEYLERFPELSEDIDALHELISTEYILRLRTNSKVEVSEYTNRFPHFGESLISRLHDAAKQDQPNYFPHSAHEESVSHSQNLTRSQREAKTTDSSSDQTKQNLSHQKYGRYIVKELLGKGSFGQVFLAYDPKTKRNVALKVPQQSLQPGSEEYERFLREARAVAALQHQNICPLFDLLETNDRIVLVMPYIEGKSLVEIIEQRNLSLEKSIQLVRTLALAMAYAHEAGVIHRDLKPANILIDEKRSQPVITDFGLALLENSDETKLTHQGQLLGTPAYLSPEQASGDLKRIGPASDIYSLGMILYELCTGELPFAGSVSSVIGQILSKEPAAPSLMNSNIPTALEHIILKAIAKIPTDRFSSMKEFAAILEQLNQIDNKSISLDVTVKHKIFDPYRKWWIVTFITILFLTAVIGMFFNAHAPPPESKPKVLQNVSTESIPVFSKQIDLLREIVVPGDVIIGHWALNPDGLMVIPQQYSRLSIPVHIDGDYQLELELTRKWGGMEINLIFPVGNKACMLSLGREDWCGLQLVNGHEFGQVLQDHFPNGQRHKLTLTVSTREQQASIKAKLNDLSILDWSGSVDALALRRDWQIPKKDFGLGAHYEQVIFHKMMLNVERDTKISRAHWVKSKTEEYQEWKDLLDKIELPQLEFNGTWKLVKSIPQTGNGTNRRRELESSREDYSRLILPVVPTGDYQLLVQLTRLSGMGEINLLLPVGNAFCMVSLGNEGNQFRIQNINGEYWGVKREGIIVNGKQHIVEVEVTLGKDDSATIFLKIDHQEIFRWQGKQSELSIRDDWRIHPVALGLGVHSDLVRFQQVLFRNKTGTVFQLERE